In a genomic window of Pedobacter sp. KBS0701:
- a CDS encoding C10 family peptidase has product MNKNFSILLIACSLILNFSCKKSLNEAQTDHSRLDSLNKSAFIGIDQAKSYALSLNRKPSGKLMSGSFASVSNLASRKGTSSETNSVDTVFTVKDRAGINAFYIINFKPNGFCIVSADERAPSLLAYSETASFNKDNGTEGILSWMSDVKHSIENIRANQFAIKPTTTSGVAISNSKKTTSWVKEQLPATSDVAISSGKKTAAWVNGQLPATSDDNVLIEHKDPLVQTYWGQGDGYNDQCDYMSCGNTYATNGRAVTGCVATAIAQIAAYHQFPSSYNWSSMSNYYGTPETARLMHNIGVAVDMDYKCDGSGTNGGTKTVDGFNLLGYSMSKREFKAFSATDPTNDFLNELRANRPFIISGGRKGSFIFFNTYKGGHEWVCDGFYRYEYTRIVQIPVDDYFDERVEVTYPTYFHMNWGWNGSYNGWYMVGDFGPTITNFRDVYRDDFEGTYNYKNIMYYNIKPL; this is encoded by the coding sequence ATGAACAAAAATTTCTCGATTCTACTGATTGCATGCAGTCTTATCCTAAACTTCTCCTGTAAGAAGAGCCTTAATGAGGCACAAACCGATCATTCCCGCTTAGATTCCTTAAATAAAAGTGCCTTCATTGGGATTGATCAGGCTAAAAGCTATGCGCTAAGTTTAAATCGTAAACCCAGTGGTAAATTAATGTCGGGCTCCTTTGCCTCGGTTTCTAATTTGGCAAGCCGGAAGGGAACTTCCAGTGAGACGAATAGCGTAGATACCGTTTTTACGGTAAAAGATCGGGCTGGCATTAACGCCTTCTATATTATCAATTTTAAACCGAACGGATTTTGTATCGTATCTGCTGATGAAAGGGCACCATCGTTACTCGCATATTCTGAGACTGCCTCATTCAACAAAGACAATGGAACGGAAGGTATACTGAGTTGGATGAGTGATGTTAAGCATAGCATAGAGAACATTCGTGCAAATCAATTTGCAATTAAACCCACTACTACATCTGGTGTAGCCATTTCAAATAGTAAAAAAACAACCTCCTGGGTGAAGGAGCAATTGCCTGCAACCAGCGATGTAGCCATTTCGAGTGGTAAAAAAACAGCCGCTTGGGTGAATGGTCAATTGCCTGCAACCAGCGATGATAATGTCCTGATCGAACATAAAGATCCTTTGGTACAAACTTACTGGGGACAAGGTGACGGATACAATGACCAATGTGACTATATGAGTTGCGGAAACACCTACGCAACCAACGGCAGGGCGGTTACCGGATGTGTAGCAACAGCCATCGCCCAGATTGCGGCCTATCATCAGTTCCCGTCTTCTTACAACTGGAGTTCCATGTCTAATTATTACGGAACACCCGAAACGGCCAGATTAATGCATAACATCGGCGTAGCGGTAGATATGGACTATAAATGTGACGGGTCGGGAACAAATGGCGGTACAAAAACTGTTGATGGTTTTAATTTATTAGGTTACTCCATGTCCAAAAGGGAATTCAAGGCATTCTCTGCCACCGATCCGACCAATGATTTTTTAAACGAACTGCGCGCTAACAGGCCTTTTATCATTTCCGGAGGCAGAAAGGGTTCCTTTATTTTCTTTAATACCTATAAAGGCGGTCATGAATGGGTATGCGATGGATTTTACCGCTATGAATATACCCGTATTGTGCAAATACCTGTAGATGACTATTTTGACGAACGCGTCGAAGTAACTTATCCAACTTATTTTCATATGAACTGGGGTTGGAACGGTTCTTATAACGGATGGTATATGGTTGGGGATTTTGGGCCTACGATTACTAACTTCCGGGATGTTTACAGAGATGATTTTGAGGGTACTTACAATTATAAAAATATCATGTACTATAATATAAAACCGTTATGA
- a CDS encoding serine hydrolase encodes MDQTIGKVKAFGFVIVQLFLATFYPVMACSQKTEAKVIKTIDGNTIAIDDVEKYLSGQMDSLKIPGLSIAIINKDSIVYSRNMGVKNMPPKEPAGPGNMFEACSINRYRQFYRTFPMVHAQLSWTQHKYSS; translated from the coding sequence GTGGATCAAACAATAGGAAAGGTTAAAGCTTTTGGCTTTGTGATCGTACAGCTTTTTCTGGCGACTTTTTATCCGGTAATGGCATGCTCCCAAAAAACGGAGGCAAAAGTGATAAAAACAATAGACGGCAACACAATCGCAATTGATGATGTTGAGAAATACCTGTCAGGCCAGATGGATTCGTTAAAGATCCCTGGCCTGTCTATCGCCATTATCAATAAAGATTCGATCGTCTATTCAAGAAATATGGGTGTGAAAAATATGCCCCCCAAAGAACCCGCAGGCCCGGGTAATATGTTCGAGGCATGTTCGATTAATAGGTATCGTCAATTTTATCGCACCTTTCCGATGGTGCATGCACAATTGAGCTGGACACAGCATAAATACTCCTCTTAG
- a CDS encoding helix-turn-helix domain-containing protein: MLQKNFKEHRLAKHLSQKELADRSGISLRTVQRVEKNESSGSPYVIRTLCETLGIETNSLSQSSDHEGAKAFQEVIGSVPPDRYLKYINVSSLSVLLFPFLNVVVVTGTYLIFRKKFVFPNDRATAQKMLSLQIIWSVATLFILIFTPLIDYCFLHVGEVLEIPLFIWIYLVLLFSHLLITMLAAARLNMGKDPIPYIPNII; this comes from the coding sequence ATGCTACAAAAAAACTTTAAAGAACATAGGCTTGCAAAACACTTGTCACAAAAGGAGCTTGCCGACCGTTCCGGAATTTCTTTGAGGACCGTACAAAGGGTCGAAAAAAATGAATCGTCAGGTAGCCCATACGTCATACGGACATTGTGCGAAACGCTCGGTATTGAAACGAATAGTCTTTCGCAAAGTTCAGATCATGAGGGGGCCAAAGCATTTCAGGAGGTTATCGGGTCCGTTCCCCCGGACAGATACCTGAAGTATATTAACGTTAGCTCACTTTCTGTGCTTTTATTCCCATTTTTAAATGTAGTGGTGGTGACCGGAACCTATCTGATCTTTAGAAAAAAGTTTGTTTTCCCGAACGACAGGGCCACTGCTCAGAAAATGCTGAGTCTTCAGATCATATGGTCAGTAGCCACGCTATTCATATTGATCTTTACGCCATTGATTGACTATTGTTTTCTGCATGTCGGAGAAGTACTGGAAATCCCCTTATTTATCTGGATATACCTGGTGCTGCTATTTTCACACCTGTTGATTACAATGTTAGCTGCTGCCCGGCTAAATATGGGCAAAGACCCTATCCCGTATATTCCCAATATCATTTAA
- a CDS encoding ABC transporter permease, with protein sequence MNSWLMKFDFHIRINGWIMGLSALSITLIAFLTVSYQAINAAKSDPVKAIKYE encoded by the coding sequence ATGAACAGTTGGCTGATGAAGTTTGATTTTCACATTAGGATCAATGGTTGGATCATGGGCTTATCGGCACTCTCGATCACTTTAATAGCCTTCCTGACCGTGAGTTATCAGGCCATCAATGCCGCGAAATCTGATCCTGTAAAGGCCATCAAATACGAATAG
- a CDS encoding GTP pyrophosphokinase family protein, whose protein sequence is MNVVEEFIKQYNKEYDYYQKLSQIVSSKIEDQLFKRGIKAIVTFRAKKPDRLFDKLTKRNQGKNYESIKDVYEDIVDLAGIRVSLYFPSDRDILDEIITELFNVEKKKKFPEQAHKPVHEKRFSGYWATHYRIKLKEEGLIKRYSDSIVEIQVASVLMHAWSEVEHDLVYKPFSGNLSASELAILDEINGLVLSGEIALERLQVAMAERTRSKKDIKDKYELTNYLINNLDKDYHDKIKLGDTFLLNNFLKTNKTLNTNTFTKFISKINTDLNESVTDQLLGMLFNEFNSKLNLVDVKDYFKNLKISERKASIFELFVKYWVILEKATREFITEDEKKSRKYMIPNFSVLTDKNVLNTNEVSELNDLRKLRNYLLHGIDTPTDNQLKKSLEILKAIALKVVNGIENQKNREKLLSEINMLG, encoded by the coding sequence ATGAACGTAGTCGAAGAATTTATAAAGCAGTACAACAAAGAATACGATTACTACCAAAAGCTTTCACAAATAGTGTCTAGCAAAATTGAAGACCAGCTTTTTAAACGGGGTATAAAAGCAATCGTCACTTTTAGAGCAAAAAAGCCAGATAGACTTTTTGATAAGTTAACAAAACGAAATCAAGGCAAAAATTATGAAAGCATTAAAGATGTTTATGAGGATATCGTTGATTTGGCAGGAATAAGAGTTTCTCTTTATTTTCCATCGGATCGCGATATCTTAGACGAAATAATCACTGAGCTTTTTAATGTTGAAAAGAAAAAGAAGTTTCCTGAACAGGCGCATAAGCCAGTGCACGAAAAACGTTTTTCTGGATACTGGGCCACTCACTACCGAATAAAGTTAAAAGAGGAAGGGTTAATAAAAAGATATTCAGATTCAATTGTTGAAATACAGGTTGCCTCTGTGCTAATGCATGCTTGGTCGGAAGTAGAACATGATTTAGTGTATAAACCTTTTTCAGGAAATTTATCTGCTTCAGAACTCGCTATCCTTGATGAAATAAATGGTCTCGTATTAAGTGGTGAAATTGCATTAGAAAGATTACAAGTCGCTATGGCTGAAAGAACACGCTCAAAAAAAGATATAAAAGACAAGTATGAATTAACAAACTATTTGATTAATAATCTTGATAAAGACTATCATGATAAGATTAAATTAGGCGATACTTTTTTGTTGAATAATTTTCTGAAAACCAATAAAACGCTTAACACAAACACCTTTACAAAATTTATTAGTAAAATTAATACAGATCTTAATGAATCCGTTACTGATCAATTACTAGGTATGTTGTTTAACGAGTTTAACAGCAAGCTGAATTTGGTAGACGTGAAAGACTATTTTAAGAATTTGAAGATTTCGGAAAGAAAAGCATCAATCTTTGAGCTTTTTGTGAAATATTGGGTGATTTTGGAAAAAGCTACACGCGAGTTTATTACCGAGGATGAAAAAAAGTCAAGAAAATACATGATCCCGAACTTTAGTGTTTTGACAGATAAAAATGTACTAAATACAAATGAGGTAAGTGAATTAAATGATCTTAGAAAATTACGAAATTATCTTCTACATGGAATCGACACACCAACCGATAACCAATTGAAGAAAAGCCTGGAAATTTTAAAAGCAATAGCATTGAAAGTGGTTAACGGGATTGAGAATCAAAAAAATCGCGAAAAATTATTAAGTGAAATAAATATGTTAGGATAA
- a CDS encoding DNA/RNA non-specific endonuclease, with amino-acid sequence MKLKNILTYSGFIGILILSSCSKKTSIGDEKPTTTTKAPTAYAITETFESGSKGSYALDSVQLLTGKWTLSDALLGNLAADAKDGAKSVRLRTGYLSMNFDIAGTQMIYVSHAKYGTDASSTWQLLASTDGGKTFTQLGTDITENSTTLVTDSFKVNTTGKIRFQIKKAGTTRINIDDIIFKGTGDPGITVGGADTDPVDNGGSSATPGRGTPDAGPDAPPAGGDNSNLLFGNPSGATANLVSAENYLIDQKYYTESYSMTRGTPNWVSWHLDPNNFTGAASRKDDFASFTGLPANWYQVQSNSYSGSGFDRGHNCPSGDRTSSNTANSATFLMTNMIPQAPNNNQKTWESFESYLRAQALNGYEVYVIMGSYGTGGIGSASASVVNTINNGKVTVPANVWKVAVLLKTGDNDISRVSSSTRVIAINTPNVNSTNPSWKNYIVSVRDIESATGYNLLSNLPQNIQDVVEKVKDPGN; translated from the coding sequence ATGAAATTAAAAAACATCCTTACCTATTCAGGATTTATCGGCATCCTGATCCTATCCTCCTGTTCAAAAAAAACAAGCATCGGAGATGAAAAACCAACAACAACAACAAAAGCGCCAACGGCTTATGCCATAACGGAGACTTTCGAATCTGGCAGCAAAGGCTCTTATGCGTTAGACAGTGTTCAGCTACTAACCGGCAAATGGACATTGAGCGATGCGCTGCTGGGCAATCTTGCAGCTGATGCCAAGGATGGCGCGAAGTCTGTCCGGTTAAGAACAGGTTACCTGTCTATGAACTTTGATATCGCAGGCACTCAAATGATTTACGTTTCCCATGCCAAATATGGAACAGACGCCAGTTCAACCTGGCAGCTTCTGGCTTCTACCGATGGAGGTAAAACCTTCACGCAGTTAGGTACTGATATTACAGAAAACAGCACCACACTGGTTACCGATTCCTTTAAGGTTAATACAACAGGCAAAATACGCTTTCAGATCAAAAAAGCTGGTACAACCAGGATCAACATCGACGATATCATCTTTAAAGGTACAGGTGATCCGGGCATTACCGTAGGTGGAGCGGATACGGATCCTGTGGATAACGGCGGTTCCTCAGCAACACCAGGAAGAGGCACACCAGATGCAGGTCCGGATGCACCACCGGCCGGAGGTGATAATTCCAACCTACTTTTTGGCAACCCATCAGGCGCTACGGCCAACCTGGTTTCAGCAGAAAATTACCTGATCGATCAAAAATATTATACCGAGAGTTACAGTATGACCCGCGGGACACCAAACTGGGTAAGCTGGCACCTGGATCCGAACAACTTTACTGGTGCAGCAAGCAGAAAAGACGATTTCGCTTCATTTACAGGCCTGCCGGCAAATTGGTACCAGGTACAGAGCAACAGCTATTCAGGTTCTGGTTTTGACAGGGGGCATAACTGTCCAAGCGGTGACCGTACAAGCTCAAATACGGCCAATTCAGCAACTTTCCTGATGACCAACATGATCCCTCAGGCACCGAACAACAACCAGAAAACATGGGAATCTTTTGAAAGCTATCTCCGTGCCCAGGCATTGAACGGATACGAGGTTTATGTGATTATGGGCAGTTATGGCACAGGCGGCATCGGTTCAGCAAGTGCATCGGTAGTGAACACCATCAACAATGGCAAAGTTACCGTTCCGGCAAACGTATGGAAAGTGGCAGTACTGCTAAAAACGGGAGACAATGATATCAGCCGCGTGAGTAGTTCGACAAGGGTTATTGCCATCAATACACCCAACGTCAACAGCACAAATCCAAGCTGGAAGAACTATATTGTGTCTGTACGCGATATAGAAAGTGCAACGGGTTATAATTTACTTTCAAATTTACCGCAGAACATACAAGACGTGGTGGAGAAAGTGAAAGATCCGGGTAACTAA
- a CDS encoding serine hydrolase produces the protein MAIKHYRSILLLAFLLASNALSAQTTLSDSISSQLKAGVKGFQERYHSPGLVLIVVHKGTVIFSEASGYADLEKKVPASVDTKYQIQSITKLFTATLAMNLWEKGIIKLDGDVGKFVPEYRITDIQGKPGKTTFLELATHSSGLPRNSQADVGFAKQADTWMLTNKEMASIKAPSMDELLKSLRLAKREYPEYELKPQDSRQYSNMGYALLGLGLGRAAKTSYQEAVLTRICGPLHLNNTGFGTVSDQDKVLATGYSYSNEAQKFIKTPDYDANAMAPAGGIYSTATDLAKFISAQFNTENGVLSEKSIRMMQSLGIGWQRSYPYVKHEGAMLGARTEIVIHPKLELGWAVLTNVTDFDFNRINEYVSSLVLPLFAEKPVTDLNQYVGTYALVGGADSIKLYLKDGKLYSTYLADVLPLQPLIFSGNNSLKSSGLNGHEVNYNFLTDKNSEISVLNLSQLMWIKQ, from the coding sequence ATGGCCATTAAACATTACAGATCAATTTTGCTGTTGGCATTTCTACTTGCCAGTAATGCCCTATCGGCACAAACAACGCTCAGTGACTCAATCAGCAGTCAATTGAAAGCAGGTGTTAAAGGATTTCAGGAGCGTTACCACTCGCCAGGTTTGGTATTGATAGTTGTCCACAAAGGAACGGTGATTTTCAGTGAGGCATCGGGATATGCCGATCTGGAGAAGAAGGTTCCGGCAAGCGTAGATACCAAATATCAGATTCAGTCGATCACTAAACTATTCACAGCGACACTGGCCATGAACTTGTGGGAAAAGGGGATTATAAAACTGGATGGTGATGTCGGGAAATTTGTTCCGGAATACAGGATTACGGATATTCAAGGCAAACCTGGTAAAACCACTTTTTTAGAACTGGCCACACACAGTTCCGGGCTTCCAAGAAATTCGCAGGCGGATGTTGGGTTTGCTAAGCAGGCGGACACCTGGATGCTTACCAACAAGGAAATGGCCTCCATCAAGGCGCCTTCTATGGATGAATTGCTAAAATCATTGAGATTGGCCAAAAGAGAATACCCTGAATACGAATTAAAGCCCCAGGATTCGCGTCAATATTCCAACATGGGCTATGCACTCCTTGGTCTCGGCCTGGGCAGAGCGGCAAAAACAAGCTACCAGGAGGCTGTTTTAACCAGGATCTGCGGACCCCTCCATCTTAATAATACCGGGTTCGGCACCGTCAGCGATCAGGATAAGGTGTTGGCAACAGGATATTCTTACTCAAATGAAGCGCAGAAATTCATTAAAACCCCCGATTATGATGCAAATGCGATGGCACCGGCGGGCGGAATATATTCAACAGCAACAGATCTGGCCAAATTCATCAGTGCACAGTTCAATACAGAAAACGGCGTACTTTCAGAAAAATCCATCAGGATGATGCAATCACTTGGTATCGGTTGGCAACGTTCTTATCCTTACGTGAAACACGAAGGGGCGATGCTGGGTGCGCGTACTGAAATTGTGATTCACCCTAAACTGGAACTGGGCTGGGCTGTACTGACCAATGTGACCGATTTTGACTTTAACAGGATTAATGAATATGTCTCCAGTTTGGTATTGCCACTGTTTGCCGAAAAACCGGTTACCGATCTCAACCAGTATGTAGGAACGTATGCGCTGGTGGGCGGCGCGGACAGCATCAAATTGTATTTAAAGGATGGTAAATTGTACTCTACCTACCTCGCGGATGTTTTACCACTGCAGCCATTGATTTTTTCAGGCAATAATTCGTTAAAGTCAAGCGGGCTGAATGGGCATGAGGTCAATTATAATTTTCTCACGGACAAAAATTCAGAAATATCGGTGCTGAACTTAAGTCAACTCATGTGGATCAAACAATAG